From a single Bacillus gobiensis genomic region:
- a CDS encoding helix-turn-helix domain-containing protein produces MRVKSNLKAILNEREMSIRELEAKSGLKFETLRRLYNDETKQYQRDTIGRICEVLDVEISQLLILVEDDGE; encoded by the coding sequence ATGCGAGTAAAATCGAATTTGAAGGCGATATTAAATGAACGGGAGATGTCGATACGCGAATTAGAGGCGAAAAGCGGACTTAAATTTGAAACGTTGAGGCGCCTGTATAACGATGAAACTAAACAATATCAACGCGACACGATCGGTAGGATATGTGAAGTCTTGGACGTGGAGATATCGCAATTACTTATATTAGTAGAAGATGACGGAGAGTGA
- a CDS encoding tyrosine-type recombinase/integrase → METNAVINQFIAEGLVGKAPNTIKSYRLSLEQFADYLDGSGANLTTFARSDVQFYIQRLETVEKRSASGVNRELAAIRSYCRWSGNDAAVADIRVTKPAKLTSKAPEWIDKSTRNRIIRETDRKRNKRDHAIIMTLLGCGLRVSELVALDRDDIDVSERKGMLHVRHAKGNKERYVPIPADTRRAITQYLDQRADAIPALFLSSLGKRVSVRAVQAMLSEYNVHPHQLRHSYVKALVDKGVDMATIMSLTGHSSADMVAWYSTPSEEEKAQAVANIFD, encoded by the coding sequence ATGGAAACAAACGCGGTCATTAATCAGTTTATTGCGGAAGGATTAGTGGGCAAGGCGCCAAACACGATTAAGTCATATCGCCTTTCACTCGAACAGTTTGCGGATTATCTTGACGGAAGCGGCGCGAATCTTACAACCTTCGCCCGGTCAGACGTACAGTTCTACATACAGCGCCTGGAAACGGTAGAGAAGCGCAGTGCATCCGGTGTAAATAGAGAACTCGCAGCAATACGATCATATTGCCGGTGGTCCGGTAACGATGCCGCAGTTGCTGATATTCGCGTAACTAAGCCGGCCAAGCTAACGAGTAAAGCCCCGGAATGGATCGATAAGAGTACGCGTAATAGAATTATCCGGGAGACTGACCGCAAACGTAACAAGCGTGACCATGCGATCATAATGACGTTGCTTGGCTGCGGCCTACGTGTGTCGGAGCTGGTAGCGCTAGACCGCGATGACATAGACGTAAGCGAACGCAAAGGCATGCTACATGTACGTCATGCTAAAGGTAACAAGGAACGTTATGTGCCGATACCTGCGGACACTAGACGAGCGATCACGCAGTACTTAGATCAACGGGCTGACGCCATTCCCGCATTGTTCCTATCGTCGTTAGGTAAGCGAGTGAGTGTGCGTGCAGTCCAGGCGATGCTCTCCGAATACAACGTGCATCCGCATCAGTTGCGACATAGCTACGTTAAAGCGCTCGTCGATAAAGGCGTAGACATGGCAACGATCATGAGCTTAACGGGACACAGTAGCGCGGATATGGTTGCGTGGTACTCAACTCCAAGCGAAGAAGAGAAGGCGCAAGCAGTCGCAAATATATTCGATTAA
- a CDS encoding helix-turn-helix domain-containing protein, giving the protein MKSTFLHYAVFNEHMYGCALSKRGENEMKSIEELNATVRAHKRNHQLTATETEVLDVLSRYSCKEIGRSFLAKSTIAELVGKSRRQVIRVCNRLEQLGIIRQSKRMRQTGDRRQTSNLIEILAHVTPECHTEEAPSRNINNNTYKDTVIPSEALKNALPAEIYSAMSRYFEADDIYKYYGILLRAKASVDPAIILEDHAEPFVEAWHAVVLKLKHGKIRKLDGYLYEAFRKAAFTIKARLNAPVSLFDKFRKAFE; this is encoded by the coding sequence TTGAAGTCAACGTTTCTTCATTATGCGGTTTTTAACGAACATATGTACGGGTGTGCGCTCTCTAAACGGGGAGAGAACGAAATGAAATCAATCGAAGAACTAAACGCCACAGTCCGCGCTCACAAGCGGAATCATCAACTAACCGCAACCGAGACGGAAGTCCTTGACGTATTATCGCGTTATAGCTGCAAGGAAATCGGCCGGTCTTTTCTTGCGAAGTCAACTATCGCAGAGCTTGTCGGCAAGTCACGCCGTCAAGTAATTCGCGTATGTAATCGCCTGGAACAGCTCGGAATCATCCGTCAATCGAAACGGATGCGTCAGACGGGCGACCGCAGGCAGACGTCTAATTTGATCGAGATATTGGCGCATGTCACACCGGAATGTCATACCGAAGAAGCTCCGTCTAGAAACATAAATAATAATACATATAAAGATACGGTAATCCCGTCCGAAGCCTTAAAAAATGCGCTGCCAGCCGAAATATACTCCGCGATGAGTCGCTACTTTGAAGCAGACGATATTTATAAGTATTACGGTATATTGCTTCGCGCTAAAGCTTCCGTAGATCCAGCGATTATACTCGAAGATCATGCGGAGCCTTTCGTAGAAGCTTGGCACGCGGTCGTCTTAAAGCTTAAACACGGTAAAATTCGCAAGCTGGACGGCTATCTGTACGAAGCATTCCGTAAAGCGGCGTTTACGATTAAAGCTCGCCTAAATGCGCCGGTAAGTTTGTTCGATAAATTCCGGAAGGCTTTCGAATGA
- a CDS encoding tyrosine-type recombinase/integrase, with the protein MFNEFEFQFDNFMIYCDSKNLSDKTKKSYDQTLRLFSMYLRNEFKIEDPREVKPAHIRNYIKHLRERGKYTVVSNNDSKASNNPDSRSDRTKPISDTTIANYLRNIKVFFNFLEAEKEIKESPASAIANIKPQRKKKRLLSPQELKTLFGAIDTSTFHGYRIWISLRLILDTGIRIGECVELKPEDLDFRAKSILITNPKNKKQRYVFISDKLSTDLRRWMQYRDRFSDSAYLFPTNRGNKQDVSAFEKGLKKITNSVGIEVTPHQLRNNFAKYYLLNGGDFVTLSRILGHSNVEVTQKAYLDFTDDEVAKKYQRHSPLNNLKI; encoded by the coding sequence TTGTTTAATGAGTTCGAATTTCAGTTCGATAATTTCATGATTTACTGCGATTCAAAAAACCTATCCGATAAGACGAAGAAAAGTTACGATCAAACTCTCCGTCTCTTTTCGATGTACCTCCGCAATGAATTTAAGATAGAAGATCCCCGCGAGGTAAAGCCAGCACATATCCGAAATTACATCAAACATTTACGGGAACGCGGCAAATATACCGTAGTTTCTAACAACGATAGCAAGGCGTCTAACAATCCGGATTCACGGTCCGACCGTACGAAACCGATCAGCGATACGACAATAGCGAACTACTTGCGCAATATAAAGGTGTTCTTTAATTTCTTGGAGGCCGAAAAAGAAATCAAGGAAAGCCCAGCGAGCGCGATTGCGAATATTAAGCCGCAAAGGAAAAAGAAACGGCTTCTTTCTCCACAAGAACTAAAAACATTGTTTGGCGCGATAGATACGTCTACTTTCCACGGCTATCGTATATGGATTTCTCTGCGATTGATATTAGATACCGGCATTCGGATCGGTGAATGCGTGGAATTGAAGCCGGAGGATTTAGACTTTAGAGCGAAGTCGATTTTAATTACCAATCCTAAAAACAAGAAGCAAAGGTATGTGTTTATTTCGGACAAGCTGTCTACGGATTTACGGAGATGGATGCAATATAGAGATCGCTTCAGTGATAGCGCATATCTGTTTCCGACAAATAGAGGAAATAAGCAGGATGTTAGTGCGTTTGAAAAAGGATTAAAAAAGATCACTAACTCTGTGGGTATTGAAGTGACTCCGCATCAATTGCGCAATAACTTTGCTAAGTATTACCTCTTAAATGGCGGGGACTTTGTAACCTTATCGCGAATACTCGGCCATTCTAATGTAGAGGTAACGCAAAAAGCATACTTGGATTTTACCGACGATGAAGTCGCGAAGAAATACCAAAGACATTCGCCTTTAAATAATCTAAAAATATAA
- the spo0A gene encoding sporulation transcription factor Spo0A encodes MGKIKVCVADDNRELVGLLSEYINGQEDMEILGVAYNGQDCLSLFKDKEPDVLVLDIIMPHLDGLAVLERVRSTQLNKQPNVIMLTAFGQEDVTKKAVELGASYFILKPFDMENLVGHIRQVSGNGQPSMHRSASQSSFIRPQPEPKKKNLDASITSIIHEIGVPAHIKGYMYLREAISMVYNDIELLGSITKVLYPDIAKKFNTTASRVERAIRHAIEVAWSRGNIDSISSLFGYTVSMSKAKPTNSEFIAMVADKLRLEKNAS; translated from the coding sequence GTGGGGAAAATTAAAGTGTGTGTAGCTGATGACAATCGTGAGCTTGTAGGACTTTTAAGTGAATACATTAACGGCCAGGAGGATATGGAAATACTGGGCGTTGCATATAACGGACAGGACTGTCTTTCTTTATTTAAAGATAAAGAGCCTGATGTGCTTGTTCTGGACATTATTATGCCTCATCTGGACGGACTTGCTGTTCTTGAAAGAGTAAGGTCAACCCAGCTGAATAAACAGCCAAACGTCATTATGCTGACAGCTTTTGGCCAAGAGGATGTAACAAAAAAGGCTGTGGAACTCGGCGCCTCTTACTTTATTCTCAAGCCGTTTGATATGGAAAATTTGGTCGGGCATATTCGTCAGGTAAGCGGAAACGGACAGCCGTCTATGCACCGGTCGGCTTCTCAAAGCAGTTTCATCAGACCTCAGCCGGAGCCGAAAAAGAAAAATCTTGATGCAAGCATTACAAGCATTATTCATGAAATTGGCGTACCAGCACATATTAAAGGGTATATGTATTTGCGTGAAGCGATCAGCATGGTCTATAACGATATTGAACTTTTAGGCAGCATCACAAAAGTGTTATACCCAGATATTGCAAAAAAATTCAACACGACAGCAAGCAGGGTAGAACGCGCAATCCGTCACGCCATAGAGGTTGCTTGGAGCCGCGGCAACATCGATTCCATTTCCTCATTGTTTGGATATACTGTCAGCATGTCCAAAGCCAAACCGACAAACAGTGAATTCATTGCGATGGTTGCTGATAAATTGCGGCTGGAGAAGAACGCGTCATAA
- the spoIVB gene encoding SpoIVB peptidase, with amino-acid sequence MDAEKIRKAVGLILLVSLISLGFYKPFKQYMEIPNQLTIFENSSQTVSTALPAENSPSEAFSLKFTKNEVEVSGEKNGNGELIYEFAGFPLKKTKVHVLNDLRVVPGGQSIGVKLHSLGVLVVGFHQIDTINGKKSPGETAGIYIGDIITEINGKKIEKMKDIAPFIQEAGKTGEPLQLQIKRDNKKMVTKLIPEKDQSENLYRIGLYIRDSAAGIGTMTFFEPKSKKYGALGHVISDMDTKKPIVVENGQIVRSTVTSIEKGTGGNPGEKLARFSSEKKIIGDINRNSPFGIFGTLNQSLENQIADQALPVALSNEVKKGPAEILTVVEKDKVERFNIEIVSTTSQKFPATKGMVLKVTDPALLKKTGGIVQGMSGSPIIQNGKIIGAVTHVFVNDPTSGYGVHIEWMLREAGIDIYSSEKKAS; translated from the coding sequence GTGGATGCAGAAAAAATCAGGAAAGCAGTTGGGTTAATTCTCCTTGTTTCTTTGATAAGCCTGGGGTTTTATAAACCATTTAAACAATACATGGAAATTCCGAATCAATTAACTATATTTGAAAACAGCTCGCAGACTGTTTCGACCGCTTTACCTGCGGAAAACAGCCCGTCAGAAGCATTTTCGTTAAAATTTACGAAAAATGAAGTTGAAGTCAGCGGCGAAAAAAACGGGAATGGGGAATTGATTTACGAATTTGCAGGGTTCCCGTTGAAAAAAACAAAGGTACACGTATTAAATGATTTAAGGGTCGTACCCGGTGGCCAGTCTATTGGCGTAAAGCTTCATTCTCTAGGTGTATTAGTTGTAGGCTTTCATCAAATTGATACGATAAACGGAAAAAAATCTCCTGGTGAAACAGCCGGGATTTATATAGGAGATATTATTACCGAAATCAATGGAAAGAAAATAGAAAAGATGAAGGACATTGCCCCGTTCATTCAAGAAGCGGGAAAAACCGGTGAACCTCTTCAATTGCAAATCAAACGAGACAATAAAAAAATGGTTACCAAGCTTATTCCAGAAAAAGACCAATCTGAAAATCTTTATCGAATTGGCTTATATATCCGTGATTCAGCAGCAGGAATAGGAACAATGACTTTTTTTGAACCGAAATCGAAAAAATACGGTGCGCTAGGGCACGTCATTTCCGACATGGATACAAAAAAACCGATTGTCGTCGAAAATGGCCAAATCGTACGATCAACTGTGACTTCAATAGAAAAAGGAACAGGTGGAAATCCAGGAGAAAAGCTGGCACGATTTTCTTCAGAGAAAAAAATTATTGGAGATATCAATCGAAACAGCCCATTTGGCATATTCGGAACGCTTAACCAATCGTTAGAAAACCAAATCGCTGATCAAGCACTTCCAGTTGCTCTTTCGAATGAAGTGAAAAAAGGACCGGCGGAAATATTGACGGTTGTTGAAAAAGACAAGGTAGAACGATTCAATATTGAAATCGTAAGTACAACTTCTCAAAAGTTCCCTGCTACAAAGGGAATGGTTCTAAAAGTAACGGATCCCGCGCTCTTAAAGAAAACGGGCGGAATTGTTCAAGGGATGAGCGGCAGCCCGATTATCCAGAATGGAAAAATTATCGGTGCTGTGACCCATGTTTTTGTCAACGATCCAACAAGCGGTTACGGTGTCCACATTGAATGGATGCTTAGAGAAGCTGGAATTGATATATACAGCAGCGAAAAAAAAGCAAGTTGA
- the recN gene encoding DNA repair protein RecN, translating to MLAELSVKNFAIIEELTISFEKGLTVLTGETGAGKSIIIDSISLLVGGRGSAEFVRFGEDKSELEGLFLLEEDHPAFIACRKFGIDASDGMIILRRDIYQSGKSVCRINGKLVTISILRELGRLLLDIHGQHDNQMLMEEENHLYVLDEFAGKPLKEALKEYQSGYEKYTALRKKLSELSENEQELAHRLDLIQFQLDEIESANLTPGEDQQLSGEKEKISNFEQIFEGVQNAYHALRNEQGGLDWVGMASSQLEGISDINDQLKTLSENISNSYYLLEESTFQMRNLLDEMEYDPARLDTIEARLNEIKQLKRKYGSTIEEIQSYSAKIEEEIDSIENRDSRLLALQSELESLSKDIVLEAKNVSDIRKKSAKKLAKQIHKELKELYMEKTVFETEFTLKSANDEAQPKVNGVPVQLSKYGYDDIRFLLSTNTGEPLKSLSKVASGGELSRIMLAMKRILSNHQGVTSIIFDEVDTGVSGRVAQAIAEKIQKVSIGSQVLCITHLPQVAAMADTHLFISKKSRAGRTTTKVAPLSHDEKIAEIGRMIAGVEVTDLTKQHAKELLHQANHVKTVG from the coding sequence TTGCTAGCCGAGTTATCAGTAAAGAACTTTGCTATCATTGAAGAATTAACAATCTCCTTTGAAAAAGGATTGACTGTGCTGACAGGAGAAACGGGTGCAGGAAAATCGATTATTATCGATTCCATCTCACTTTTGGTTGGAGGTAGAGGCTCCGCCGAATTTGTCAGGTTTGGAGAAGATAAGTCTGAGCTAGAGGGGTTGTTTCTTTTAGAGGAAGATCATCCGGCCTTTATCGCATGCCGTAAATTTGGTATTGATGCGAGTGATGGTATGATCATTTTACGAAGAGATATTTATCAAAGCGGAAAAAGCGTCTGCCGAATTAACGGCAAACTTGTCACGATTTCGATCTTGAGGGAATTGGGTCGTCTTTTGTTGGATATACATGGACAGCATGACAACCAGATGCTTATGGAAGAAGAAAACCATTTGTATGTTCTTGACGAGTTTGCGGGAAAACCATTAAAAGAAGCGCTGAAGGAATATCAGTCAGGCTATGAGAAATATACTGCGCTGCGCAAAAAATTGTCCGAGCTGTCAGAAAATGAACAGGAATTGGCACATCGCCTCGATCTTATTCAATTTCAGCTAGACGAAATTGAATCTGCGAATTTAACCCCTGGTGAAGACCAGCAGCTATCAGGTGAAAAAGAGAAAATTTCGAATTTTGAACAGATCTTTGAAGGTGTCCAAAATGCCTATCATGCTTTAAGAAATGAGCAAGGGGGACTGGATTGGGTCGGAATGGCTTCAAGTCAACTAGAAGGCATTTCAGATATCAATGACCAACTCAAAACGCTATCAGAAAATATTTCAAATTCGTATTATCTACTTGAAGAATCAACATTCCAAATGAGAAATCTTTTGGATGAAATGGAATACGATCCGGCCCGACTTGATACGATCGAAGCCAGACTGAATGAAATTAAACAGTTAAAGCGAAAATACGGGTCTACCATCGAAGAAATTCAAAGCTATTCAGCGAAAATTGAAGAAGAAATCGACAGTATTGAAAATCGGGACAGCCGCTTGCTCGCCCTTCAATCCGAACTGGAATCACTTAGCAAGGATATCGTTCTTGAAGCAAAGAATGTATCTGACATTCGCAAAAAGTCAGCCAAAAAGCTTGCGAAGCAAATCCATAAGGAACTGAAAGAGCTTTATATGGAGAAAACGGTTTTTGAAACTGAATTTACTTTAAAATCGGCAAATGATGAAGCGCAGCCCAAGGTAAATGGCGTACCTGTGCAATTATCGAAGTATGGCTATGACGACATTCGTTTCCTATTATCCACGAATACGGGAGAGCCATTAAAATCGCTTTCAAAAGTTGCATCCGGAGGTGAGCTTTCTCGAATTATGCTTGCCATGAAAAGGATACTATCCAATCACCAGGGTGTCACATCAATTATATTTGATGAGGTGGATACCGGGGTAAGCGGACGAGTGGCTCAAGCGATTGCTGAAAAAATCCAAAAGGTTTCCATAGGCTCTCAGGTTTTGTGTATCACACACTTACCGCAGGTTGCAGCAATGGCGGATACCCATTTGTTTATTTCCAAAAAATCACGCGCTGGAAGAACAACGACAAAGGTCGCTCCGCTTTCCCACGATGAAAAGATCGCAGAAATCGGCCGAATGATTGCGGGAGTTGAAGTAACCGACTTAACGAAACAGCACGCCAAGGAGCTGCTCCATCAAGCAAATCATGTAAAAACTGTAGGATAA
- the ahrC gene encoding transcriptional regulator AhrC/ArgR has product MTKGQRHIKIREIITNEEIETQDELVEILRNEGFNVTQATVSRDIKELHLVKVPTSKGAYKYSLPSDHRFNPLSKLKRALIDSFVKIDSTSHFIVLKTMPGNAQSIGALLDKLDWAEVLGTICGDDTILIICRSVEDTELISARLLELL; this is encoded by the coding sequence ATGACAAAAGGTCAAAGGCATATAAAAATTAGGGAAATCATCACAAATGAAGAAATTGAAACGCAGGATGAACTTGTGGAAATTCTGAGAAATGAAGGGTTTAATGTCACACAGGCAACGGTATCAAGAGATATTAAGGAACTCCATTTAGTAAAAGTTCCAACCAGCAAAGGAGCTTATAAATATAGCCTTCCGTCAGATCATCGATTTAATCCGCTTTCCAAATTGAAACGGGCTCTTATTGACTCATTTGTAAAAATTGATTCAACCAGCCATTTTATCGTCCTAAAAACAATGCCCGGAAATGCTCAATCGATAGGAGCATTGTTGGATAAATTGGACTGGGCTGAAGTATTAGGGACTATTTGCGGAGATGATACGATATTAATCATTTGCAGATCCGTTGAAGATACAGAGTTAATATCTGCCCGATTGTTGGAGCTTCTTTAA
- a CDS encoding TlyA family RNA methyltransferase, protein MTGKKERLDVLLVERGLIETREKAKRAIMAGVVFSNETRLDKPGEKIDRSSPLTIKGNPLKYVSRGGLKLEKALSLFQVNVKDKIIIDIGSSTGGFTDCALQNGAKLSYAVDVGYNQLAWKLRQDERVVVMERTNFRYSTPEEFHSGMPEFATIDVSFISLKLILPVLKKILTENSDCIALIKPQFEAGRELVGKKGIVRDPEVHASVIKEISAFSSNEGYQCKGISFSPITGGDGNIEFLLHLSWEGPESGGVDLSDEMISTVVKEAHMSLKQKKTDVME, encoded by the coding sequence ATGACCGGCAAAAAAGAACGATTGGATGTTTTATTAGTAGAACGAGGGCTTATCGAAACTCGAGAAAAAGCAAAACGAGCTATTATGGCAGGAGTTGTATTTTCGAACGAAACGAGATTAGACAAGCCTGGAGAAAAAATAGACCGAAGCTCCCCCCTCACTATAAAAGGAAATCCTTTAAAATACGTCAGCAGGGGAGGACTTAAGCTTGAAAAAGCGTTATCGCTTTTTCAAGTAAACGTTAAAGATAAAATCATCATTGATATTGGCTCATCCACAGGCGGGTTTACCGATTGTGCTTTGCAAAATGGAGCAAAATTATCTTATGCTGTGGATGTCGGCTATAATCAGCTTGCCTGGAAGCTAAGGCAGGATGAGCGTGTCGTCGTCATGGAAAGGACAAATTTTCGCTACTCAACTCCGGAGGAATTTCATTCCGGGATGCCTGAATTTGCAACGATTGATGTTTCTTTTATCTCCTTGAAGCTTATCCTGCCTGTATTAAAAAAGATCTTAACAGAAAACAGCGACTGTATTGCCTTGATCAAGCCTCAATTTGAAGCCGGGCGAGAATTGGTCGGAAAAAAGGGGATAGTTAGAGATCCTGAGGTTCATGCCTCAGTGATTAAAGAAATATCCGCTTTTTCCAGTAACGAAGGATATCAGTGCAAGGGGATTTCATTTTCTCCGATTACAGGAGGAGATGGAAATATTGAATTTTTGCTTCATCTTTCTTGGGAAGGACCTGAGTCAGGCGGTGTTGATTTAAGCGACGAAATGATATCTACCGTAGTGAAGGAAGCCCATATGAGCTTAAAACAAAAAAAAACGGACGTTATGGAATAA
- the dxs gene encoding 1-deoxy-D-xylulose-5-phosphate synthase has product MDLLSIKDPAFLKKLSIDDLYELSADIRSFLIETLSVSGGHIGPNLGVVELTVALHKEFNSPTDKFLWDVGHQSYVHKLLTGRGKDFDTIRQYKGLCGFPKRDESEHDVWETGHSSTSLSGAMGMAAARDLKGTKEFIVPIIGDGALTGGMALEALNHIGHEQKDMIVILNDNEMSIAPNVGAIHTMLSRLRTAGKYQWVKDELEYLLKRIPAVGGKLASTAERVKDSLKYLLVSGMFFEELGFTYYGPVDGHSYEELFSNLQAAKKTNGPVLLHVITKKGKGYKPAETDTIGTWHGPGPYKMDTGDFVKPKAAAPAWSALVSETVRKLARKDDRIVAITPAMPVGSKLEGFASEFPDRMFDVGIAEQHATTMAAGLATQNMKPFLAIYSTFLQRAYDQVVHDICRQNLNVFIGIDRAGLVGADGETHQGVFDIAFMRHLPNMVLMMPKDENEGQHMVNTAIQYNDGPIAMRYPRGNGIGVKLDSELKTIPIGTWEVLRPGTDAVILTFGTTIQMALKAAEELQKEGRSVRVVNARFIKPLDEKMLKKILSDGLPILTIEEAVLQGGFGSAVLEFAYDESSRHPLIDRMGIPDRFIEHGSVPKLLEEVGLTVDQIVHRIRRLTFANHRKGIGS; this is encoded by the coding sequence TTGGATCTATTATCAATAAAAGACCCGGCATTTTTAAAAAAACTATCCATTGATGATCTATACGAACTTAGTGCTGACATTCGTTCTTTTTTAATTGAAACATTATCGGTGTCAGGAGGGCATATCGGACCGAATTTAGGTGTCGTGGAGCTAACTGTCGCTCTTCATAAAGAATTTAACAGCCCAACTGATAAATTTCTTTGGGATGTCGGCCACCAATCTTATGTCCACAAGCTTTTGACTGGAAGAGGAAAAGACTTTGATACGATCCGCCAATATAAAGGACTATGCGGCTTTCCGAAACGAGACGAAAGTGAGCATGATGTGTGGGAAACAGGCCATAGCTCCACTTCTTTGTCAGGTGCAATGGGTATGGCTGCAGCACGGGATCTGAAAGGTACCAAGGAGTTTATCGTGCCAATTATCGGAGATGGCGCTTTAACCGGCGGAATGGCTCTAGAAGCGTTAAATCACATTGGCCATGAACAGAAAGATATGATCGTGATCCTGAATGACAATGAAATGAGCATAGCTCCAAACGTTGGTGCCATTCATACAATGCTAAGCCGTCTTCGCACTGCCGGAAAATATCAATGGGTGAAGGATGAATTGGAATATCTGCTAAAACGGATTCCTGCTGTAGGAGGCAAGCTTGCTTCTACTGCTGAACGAGTGAAAGACAGCTTGAAGTATCTGCTTGTTTCCGGCATGTTTTTTGAAGAGCTTGGTTTCACTTATTATGGACCTGTAGATGGGCATTCTTATGAAGAATTATTCAGCAATCTGCAAGCTGCCAAAAAAACGAATGGACCGGTACTTCTTCACGTCATTACGAAAAAAGGAAAAGGCTATAAACCGGCTGAAACGGATACAATCGGAACTTGGCATGGTCCGGGTCCTTATAAAATGGATACAGGCGATTTCGTCAAGCCGAAGGCAGCTGCACCTGCATGGAGTGCTCTCGTAAGTGAAACGGTGCGAAAGCTAGCCAGAAAGGATGACCGGATTGTAGCAATTACCCCTGCGATGCCTGTAGGTTCGAAGCTCGAAGGTTTTGCAAGCGAGTTCCCTGATCGGATGTTTGACGTCGGAATTGCCGAACAGCACGCGACCACTATGGCGGCCGGACTTGCAACACAAAACATGAAGCCGTTTCTTGCGATTTATTCTACGTTTTTGCAGCGGGCATACGATCAAGTTGTCCACGATATATGCAGACAAAACCTCAATGTTTTTATCGGTATCGATCGAGCCGGACTTGTTGGGGCAGATGGAGAAACCCACCAAGGTGTATTTGACATAGCGTTCATGCGTCATCTGCCAAATATGGTGCTAATGATGCCGAAGGATGAAAATGAAGGCCAGCATATGGTCAATACTGCGATACAATATAACGATGGACCGATTGCTATGCGTTACCCGAGAGGCAATGGAATAGGCGTAAAACTCGATTCTGAATTAAAAACGATTCCGATTGGAACATGGGAAGTGCTCCGGCCTGGAACGGACGCTGTCATCTTAACGTTTGGCACGACGATTCAGATGGCTTTAAAAGCTGCTGAGGAGCTGCAAAAAGAAGGCCGATCTGTGCGGGTTGTGAATGCACGTTTCATCAAGCCGTTAGATGAAAAGATGCTCAAAAAAATCCTTTCAGACGGTCTGCCGATTCTGACAATAGAGGAGGCGGTTCTTCAAGGAGGTTTTGGAAGCGCCGTGCTTGAATTTGCCTATGATGAATCGAGTCGTCATCCGTTAATTGACCGTATGGGGATTCCAGATCGTTTCATCGAACACGGAAGCGTGCCAAAGCTATTGGAGGAAGTCGGATTAACGGTTGATCAGATCGTGCATCGAATTCGCCGGCTTACCTTCGCGAATCATCGAAAAGGAATTGGATCATGA